Within Flagellimonas maritima, the genomic segment CGCAACAGATTAAATGAATGTTGGATTTTAATTTAGTAATTCTTCTTTGACAAAGTTTTGACAAAATTCCTTTATTTCATTTCTGGCTTTTAGAAATGCCTTATGTTTTACGTCATCTGCACCAACTATTTTTGAAGGGTCAAAAAAATTATGGTGTATCCGCTCTGCATTTTTTGAAGGAATAAAAGGGCAGTTTTCCTTAGCATGGTCACAGACAGTAATAATGTAATCCCATTCAATTCCATTATATTCATCCACATGGTTTGAGGTATGCGAGGATATATCGATGTCATCTTCCTTCATTATGGCAACTGCATCTGGGTTTAATCCGTGTGTTTCAATACCTGCACTATAAATATTTGCCAAGGCATCTTGAAAATAATTTAAATAACCATGTGCCATTTGACTTCTGCAAGAGTTACCTGTACAAAGTACCAATACGTTTTTCATGCTTCAATTTGATTATTAATATGTTCCAACAACTTCACTTCTTTTTTCGAATAGCAAATTATCTTTCCATTCGCCATTAATTTTGCCAATACGCTCACGCTTGCCTATATAACGAAATCCAGTCTTTTTATGGAGCGCGATGCTGGATTCATTATCTGGGAAGATACCAGACTGCAATGTCCAAAATCCTGCTGTTTCACTTTCACTTATAAGTTGTTCCAAAAGCAGTCTCCCCACGCCTTTTCCCTTGCTATTTGAGGCAACATAAACGCTTACCTCACCGACTCCTCCATAAACACACCTGCTTGAGACAGGCGAAAGGGCTGCCCATCCTAAGATTTTGGCACTACTGATGGCAATAATTCGACATTCTTTTACATGCGCATTATCCCAACTTTCATAGCTAGGGATTTGCTGTTCAAAAGTTGCAAGACCGGTAGCGATTCCTTGTTCGTATATTTGAGAAACCTGCTTCCAGTCCGAAGCTTTCATTTTACGGGTTTTTATCATTTACGTTAACAGCAACCGCTATCTGGAGCACAACTGCTTTCTGTTTGATTTACGGATTCCAAAGTATTGCTTACACCACAAGTATCACGCGCTTTACAATCAGTTTTTTTAATGGACAATTGGATGATTAATGCATCTTTATCAATATTATAATCATCAACAAAAAGTTGGGCCGTGTGAAAATTTGGATTACTATATTCAAATTTAATTTCGGCTTCCCTGACCATTGGTTTCATTTTATCCACCCTGTTCAAAATCTCCATGGCTTTATGAACTTTCATAAAGTCTTGTTTCCCTATCTCATCTGGACTTTCCCACAATTGTACCACGGTTTCTTTCCAGTAGTCCGTTCCAGCACCACAGTCAACAGCATCTACCGTAATATTTTTTACTTCGGTAATGTGATAGTTTGCTTCAACAAATTTATTTTTTGAATACTCAAAAAGTAGGCTCTTTTCTTGATTTTGGTTGAGTAATGATAAAAGTTCAGATGTGTTCATGATCAACAGCAGTTATAGTTAATGTTCGTAAAAAAAGTATTGAACGATTGTTGCAATTCTTCCCATCGTTCTTTATTTATACAGTAACAAAGATTTTTACCTTCAAAAGTACCTTTTAAGAGGCCTATCTTTTTTATTTCGTTCAAGTGCTGGGATATAGTAGGTTGTGAAAGTCCAATCACATCGACCAAATCGTTGCATATACAATTTTCTTGTCGGCTTATATATTCTAAAATAGCTATACGTGCAGGATGTGCCAAAACTTTGGCCACTTGAGCCAGTTCATTTTGAGGTAAAGAAAAAATATGTGTTTTGGATGCGCCCAAATTTTATTATTAAAAATTATATTGCAATATTACGATAATACCTTTAAATAAAAAAGCCAGAGTAAAAAACCTCTGGCATTTTTATTTTAGAACCAAGGTTTTTTTCCTACTTGATAAGTATTATAAAATTCCTCATCAGATTTAGTTAGATAGATTATTCCTTCTATTAAACCTACTAAGCCCATAGCTGATGCTCCAATTCCACATGTAAATATTCCAAGAACCAAAGTAACCGCTATCATGATCAATCCTTCTTTCTGATAGCCCAAAATAAATTTATGAACCCCCAATGAGCCAAGAATAATAGCTAAAATACCCGCAAGCATTTTTTTATTTTCAGCATTTAGGGTGTCGTTGACACCATCTGAAAACTCATTGGCGGTTTTTTTCGCTTCTTCTTTAAAGTCATTGGTAGAATCTTTTGCTCCTTCAAAGCCATCTTTGGCCTTATTATCGTCTTTGTTTTCTTCGGACATGGTATTAATTAATTTTGTTGGTTGTACATGGTTTAAATTTAAGGAATATTTTATTAGCTATAGAAATGCTTTATCAACAGGTTCCCAAAGTTCTATTTTGTTCCCTTCCAAATCCATGATCCAGCCAAATTTTCCATACTCATATTCTTCAACTTTGCCTATTAT encodes:
- a CDS encoding arsenate reductase ArsC; protein product: MKNVLVLCTGNSCRSQMAHGYLNYFQDALANIYSAGIETHGLNPDAVAIMKEDDIDISSHTSNHVDEYNGIEWDYIITVCDHAKENCPFIPSKNAERIHHNFFDPSKIVGADDVKHKAFLKARNEIKEFCQNFVKEELLN
- a CDS encoding GNAT family N-acetyltransferase: MKASDWKQVSQIYEQGIATGLATFEQQIPSYESWDNAHVKECRIIAISSAKILGWAALSPVSSRCVYGGVGEVSVYVASNSKGKGVGRLLLEQLISESETAGFWTLQSGIFPDNESSIALHKKTGFRYIGKRERIGKINGEWKDNLLFEKRSEVVGTY
- a CDS encoding DUF6428 family protein codes for the protein MNTSELLSLLNQNQEKSLLFEYSKNKFVEANYHITEVKNITVDAVDCGAGTDYWKETVVQLWESPDEIGKQDFMKVHKAMEILNRVDKMKPMVREAEIKFEYSNPNFHTAQLFVDDYNIDKDALIIQLSIKKTDCKARDTCGVSNTLESVNQTESSCAPDSGCC
- a CDS encoding ArsR/SmtB family transcription factor encodes the protein MGASKTHIFSLPQNELAQVAKVLAHPARIAILEYISRQENCICNDLVDVIGLSQPTISQHLNEIKKIGLLKGTFEGKNLCYCINKERWEELQQSFNTFFTNINYNCC
- a CDS encoding TM2 domain-containing protein, giving the protein MSEENKDDNKAKDGFEGAKDSTNDFKEEAKKTANEFSDGVNDTLNAENKKMLAGILAIILGSLGVHKFILGYQKEGLIMIAVTLVLGIFTCGIGASAMGLVGLIEGIIYLTKSDEEFYNTYQVGKKPWF